The following nucleotide sequence is from Trifolium pratense cultivar HEN17-A07 linkage group LG2, ARS_RC_1.1, whole genome shotgun sequence.
AAGATTATTAAAGCATTcttgttaaaagaaaaaaagattattAAAGCATTTGAGAGAAAGTTCTAAGACACGTGTGACAATATATTTGGCatgaaattaaacatatatattaggaataataaTACCTAGCAAATGGAAATGGAGAGGGATTTGTGAACCAAATTCTAGTTGGTCCAAGTTGCTTGCTTATAGATATGGCTCTTTGTATTCAAATTTCTTGGATCAGGTGGTTTGCGAAGGCAGAGGACAATCGATTTGGTGGCGTGATTTATTGAAGATAGGCAGAGAAGATAATGGCGACTGGTTCCGATCAAATATAAGTAATGTGCTGGGACAAGCGAATGCAATTCGATTTTGGAAAGACAAGTGGTATGGACCTGATTGTTTGATGGATTTATATCCAgctttatattttaaaacttcTATGCCAAATTGTTTTGTAGCAGACACAGGTTTTGAAcataatggaaaatggatttgGAATATTTGTTGGGCTGAAACATTGTCTTCAACCGAGTCAGATGAAGCAGAAGAATTATTGTATTTGTTGGCCGATATTAGTCCTAAGCAGGACAAATTGGATAGCATGAGATGGATACCAGATCATAGCGGTAATTTTTCTGTGAATTCGGCATATCAATTCCTTCTAAATAGTGTTGAATCAAATATAGTAGATGAGAATGTTGTGCATGCTTTGAATCAGTTATGGGTGAATGATGTTCCATCAAAAGTAAATGTTTTTGGTTGGAGGTTATTATTAGAAAGATTACCGACCCGTCTGGCTTTGGTGAGGAAAGGAATTATTGTTAATCATCGTGAATGGTGTTGTGCTTTTTGTTATAGGGAAAAGGAAGACATTaatcatttgttttttaattgctCTTTCTCAATACGTGTGTGGACGAATATTTTTAAGTGGATGAAAGTGACTTATATTCATTTTGAGGAGGTTTGGAGCCACTTCAACAGTTTTGGGGCTTTGGTGAAGAATAATAAAAATGCTAAAGGTCGCCATCTGATTTGGTTAGCTACCACGTGGAGTTTATGGCGTGCTCGAAACAACACAATGTTTAGAGGAGTTGTTGCTAATGTGTCTGTCATAGTGGATCAGATTATTTTTATTacgtggttttggtttataggtcgtATAGGGAACAATTCTTGTTATAAGTTCTCTGATTGGTGTATTGATCCATTAGCCTGCCTCCATAGTATATAATGGAGGTTCAccgaattgtaagggttgagtacaccttatactccttataattcaattatttgcttataaaaaaaaaaaacatatatattaggaataaatTAATTCAAGTGATAATGAATTTGGGCTTTGTATTTTACCAAGTCTTTTACGGTACACAAATcgtgaatattattataacgaatacgaattttataaaatttactataagattgaaaatttatatcacataaatcatctaaaaaaatttgaaaattgagattcattaaaattaacgatatttagtaaaaatccataaaccgttaatttcaAACTTGCGTGTAAGTTTATGGTAATCACATGTAAAATATGGCTTTCCGTATCATGGTTTGAAGCCAATTGTAAGTTTTCTTTTTTCCGTTTCTTTTCCTTGCTATGTTACATGATTGGGATAAAATATATTTCGTATGTATCATAATATAGGGGTCAGTTTTGCAACAATATTGTTCAAGATTGATTGATGGTAGTTATGACTTCAATACCTTTGAAAGTATTCTTATGTGATTTGTTCTATCAATTTGATTGGAACGAGTTTATCCAGcgacggatccagaaattttAATAAGTGTGGTcaaaattataacataaaaaaatatataaattgttatttatataattataacatttttttatacaaaattacttAGTTTGGTTTCTTAGTCGATGCTTTTAAGATACTCATTAACATTATAAATTagtcttattaattttatatttattgcaGTGTACTAAATTAACTATATAAAAACGATAATACCATATATGTGGGGTCACATTgcataaataatactagtattaacCAAAAATATCCTCATTGCCCCCACACTAAATCCGTGCCTGATTttaccattttaaattttaaatttttttctgcGGTCATATTTAGtaaattatatgaatttttgttacaaaagtttaattttttttaacaaaagataagttaaatatgaattttatagtttattgcacataaaaattcataaataatttatattacgttaaaaaattctaaatttttatcggagatattcttataatattataaacatgaatacaaaaaattattcaaaaatgtgaaaatatacacgagttgaatgaaaagtaagaattaaaaattttgacggaaaaaacttcaggactaaaacaaaaattttggaaaactataggacaaaaaatatatttaaccataTATGTTTTTATCACTTGCAATGTGGTAGTTTGTTCATATTAGTTTTACTTACAAGACTAGAGTTCAAGTCTCTCACACGTTGcaatttaatgatattttttgtttaaaatagcATTAAAATGGTAGAATGGACAACGCGAGGAACAAACTCAAGCAATTCCAAGGATAGAACTCACACCATTCAATTTCAAACAACTTCGGAAGGAGAAACACTTAAGTGGTCCCGTGACCAAAAAGGTGACACAtcatttatgtttgttttttttttttttaaaaaaatcaggcTGTGTACCACTCATCTTCTTTCCCTCTGTCGTAAAACTCATTTTCTCCattgtttcttttttactatCAACTTGCATCTTTAATGGATGACAACCGAAAGGAATGAATAAAGTGAGGTGGAGTCGACGACCTTGTTGGCCGCTGACGGAGACAGGAAGTGGGCCGACGAAGATCCGATTTGCATCTTTGGCAAATATTTTGGTTGTTCTGATTTTGGCCAGTTCTTATTTGTGTTGATGTAAATTTTGTTCAGATTTGTGTTCCTCATGagcaaatacaataaaaatcaaacaaaaacaaaagatggAAACGGTCGTTTGGCCTTGGTGATTGTCATTGTCATCAAATCATGTGCCGAGGGATGGAGGTGGTGGTCtccaatatttttattgatttattattgtagttatattattttattgttttttatgtgCTGTCATGCTTTGATTGGGTATGACCAAATGGAAGTTTTGGTCACTAGTCCATGCAAGATTAAtgtatatcattttttttgaaggaCGATTAATGTATATCATATACacttaataaaattgttttttaataaaattgcaAAGATTAATGTATATCATATACCACTGCAACAcaacaaattgttttttaataaaattgcaAAGATTAATGTATATCATATACacttaataaacaaaaatatgtatatatatttataaaaaaattgagaccTGGTGCGGGTTATGGTCCTCCCCAGTTCATGAGTGGCCCCGCCTCTGTCCAGGGCACTAGttagctgtttttttttttttttgacagaagttagtggtttttattttaaattatattataggtgtaaattttttatcaCCATTTAGTAGCAATCCTCGTTAAAAAGATTGAACACATAAtataaattttctctttttaatcaaaattttcGGTACAGAAAAGTTAGAGATAAATCAAATCACTAACCATTTGCAATTACTATgtatactcattttattttaatataattttgtgaTGATGCATGTTTCAAGTGTATAAAATAtcctctataaaaaaaagtgtgaataaaatatatcttatatatatatatatagagagagttTAAAGATGGTAGACAGTCAGTGTAATGAAAGTTTACACAGACATCCAATAAGAAACCACCACTCATCGATGTCATATAAGTAGTTTCAAAATAATCATACATGAGTGGGATGACAGaaagataaaatattattggttgTTTGTGTAACATTGTTTTACTTTGTCTGCTTATATCATGATTTGTTATAACACACCCACTCatttttatgaaggtgtgcattagcaacgtACACCTTAGAGTGTATTTAATCActttttagttatatattacTTGCTAAAACATACATTCTAAAAAACAAGTGGGTGTATTCTAGCAAATATTTATAGAAGTTGCTAACTTATACACCCACTATTTTTTAGAAGGAGTGTTTTAGCAACATGCATCTCAAGGTGTATGTTACCACTTTTTAGTTATGACTGGCTAAAAAAACTTCTTTTACCTGCTAAAAAAACTTTTCAGTAATGTCTCAAGTTTCTTTTATTTGGTTGTTCAAAGGCACGGTAGAAACATGACATTAATGTCGCGGGAGGGGACATATTTTGTCCTCCTCAAACCCAAACTCATAACTTCAGGTATCTTCATACCAAGCCCCAAATTCCAACGAAAACGAACAGTTGAACCCCAAATCCATATCCGACGAAGTTCAGATATCTCTACGGGATTTGTATATATCCTTGACTGCGTCTCAATCCCCATGAACTTGGATtgcattttaataatttttattataattgttttgttttaataatatgattttttttaaaacaaaggaaaatacaaaaaacaatttgtttaatactaaacttaaaaatataagtaaacatatatgaatgtaatttaagagttTTTAACTTAAGAGaggtttcttcaaa
It contains:
- the LOC123904244 gene encoding uncharacterized protein LOC123904244 — encoded protein: MDKPFSKRIIIPSKWKWRGICEPNSSWSKLLAYRYGSLYSNFLDQVVCEGRGQSIWWRDLLKIGREDNGDWFRSNISNVLGQANAIRFWKDKWYGPDCLMDLYPALYFKTSMPNCFVADTGFEHNGKWIWNICWAETLSSTESDEAEELLYLLADISPKQDKLDSMRWIPDHSVMGE